In Kineococcus sp. NBC_00420, a single genomic region encodes these proteins:
- a CDS encoding FkbM family methyltransferase, with the protein MQSWIELLAATRRTAVVDIGANPIDGDPPYAPMLAAGLCTVVGFEPQADALAKLHAAAGPHERYLQHAVGDGGGHELKVTWMNGMTSLFEPDVARLSALNEFARYGQVLERIPVATTRLDDVPDLGPLDLLKIDVQGSELMVFQNGRRTLADAVAVHTEVSFVPLYQDQPLFADVDAELRAQGFLPHAFAAVKRWPISPGVLDGNIFATHQQLLEADVAYVKDFGQLGELSTQQLTHLALLAHHVYASPDLVVRCLVELVGRGDVDGEVVPAYGRELGVSLGTNGVRSDV; encoded by the coding sequence GTGCAGTCGTGGATCGAACTCCTCGCAGCGACCCGGCGGACGGCGGTGGTCGACATCGGGGCGAACCCCATCGACGGTGACCCGCCCTACGCCCCGATGCTGGCCGCGGGGTTGTGCACCGTGGTCGGGTTCGAACCTCAGGCCGACGCGCTGGCGAAGTTGCACGCGGCGGCCGGTCCCCACGAGCGCTACCTGCAGCACGCGGTCGGTGACGGTGGCGGCCACGAGCTCAAGGTCACCTGGATGAACGGGATGACCAGTCTCTTCGAGCCGGACGTCGCCCGCCTGTCGGCCCTGAATGAGTTCGCCCGCTACGGCCAGGTGCTGGAGCGCATCCCGGTCGCGACGACGCGACTCGACGACGTCCCCGACCTCGGACCGCTGGACCTGCTCAAGATCGACGTCCAGGGTTCGGAGCTCATGGTGTTCCAGAACGGCCGGAGGACCCTCGCCGACGCCGTCGCGGTGCACACCGAGGTCTCCTTCGTCCCGCTCTACCAGGACCAGCCGTTGTTCGCCGACGTCGACGCGGAACTGCGCGCCCAGGGTTTCCTGCCGCACGCCTTCGCCGCCGTCAAGCGCTGGCCGATCTCCCCCGGGGTCCTGGACGGGAACATCTTCGCGACCCACCAGCAGCTCCTCGAGGCCGACGTCGCCTACGTCAAGGACTTCGGCCAGCTCGGGGAGCTCTCGACGCAACAGCTCACCCACCTCGCGCTGCTCGCCCACCACGTCTACGCCTCGCCCGACCTGGTGGTGCGCTGCCTGGTGGAACTGGTGGGCCGGGGTGACGTGGACGGTGAGGTCGTGCCGGCCTACGGCCGCGAGCTCGGGGTGTCGCTGGGCACGAACGGGGTCCGCAGCGACGTGTGA
- a CDS encoding glycosyltransferase family 2 protein, producing the protein MNATAVLATAVLTIVAGRHDHLRGQLIGLQRSTSTPRWHVVAAMGDPAVGEVVAEFDRPGTCEVVVVDVPVGPDGELPLARARNAAAAEAVRRGAELLVLLDVDCVPAPGTLAAYERAVARGAADAGPALWCGTVAYLPPGVVVRSVRDLEGLSAAADPHPARPVPAAGEVVLADESQWWLFWSLSFATTAADWRRFGGFCEEFRGYGGEDTDVAATVRSMGGALHWVGGAQAYHQHHPTQRPPVQHLEAVLRNAAVFHRRWGWFPMEGWLAEFQERGLAAYDAATSTWSSTRPSTRPSVVSDQRPSTLA; encoded by the coding sequence GTGAACGCCACCGCCGTCCTGGCCACCGCGGTCCTCACGATCGTCGCGGGTCGCCACGACCACCTCCGCGGTCAGCTGATCGGGTTGCAGCGCAGCACCTCCACGCCGCGCTGGCACGTCGTCGCGGCCATGGGTGACCCGGCCGTGGGCGAGGTCGTCGCCGAGTTCGACCGGCCCGGGACCTGCGAGGTCGTCGTCGTCGACGTCCCCGTCGGGCCGGACGGGGAACTCCCGCTGGCCCGGGCGCGGAACGCCGCCGCGGCCGAGGCCGTCCGTCGGGGTGCGGAACTCCTGGTCCTGCTGGACGTCGACTGCGTCCCGGCGCCCGGCACTCTCGCCGCCTACGAACGGGCGGTCGCCCGCGGCGCAGCCGACGCGGGGCCCGCGTTGTGGTGCGGGACCGTCGCCTACCTCCCGCCCGGTGTCGTGGTGCGGTCCGTCCGCGACCTCGAAGGCCTCTCCGCCGCAGCCGATCCGCACCCGGCGCGACCCGTCCCGGCGGCCGGTGAGGTGGTCCTCGCCGACGAGTCGCAGTGGTGGTTGTTCTGGTCGCTCTCCTTCGCCACGACGGCGGCGGACTGGCGCCGGTTCGGGGGTTTCTGCGAGGAGTTCCGCGGCTACGGCGGTGAGGACACCGACGTCGCCGCGACGGTGCGGTCGATGGGCGGCGCGCTGCACTGGGTGGGCGGGGCGCAGGCCTACCACCAGCACCACCCCACGCAGCGACCACCGGTCCAGCACCTGGAGGCCGTCCTGCGCAACGCCGCGGTGTTCCACCGGCGGTGGGGGTGGTTCCCGATGGAGGGCTGGCTGGCGGAGTTCCAGGAGAGGGGACTGGCCGCCTACGACGCGGCGACCTCGACCTGGTCCTCGACCCGGCCCTCGACCCGGCCCTCGGTGGTGTCCGACCAGCGTCCGAGCACCCTCGCGTAG
- a CDS encoding WcbI family polysaccharide biosynthesis putative acetyltransferase — MTREEHYGGFYGLVPLPVHDGRPLVLVHGNCQAESLRVLLGTPSSPVRTVRVPPVHELTAADLPHLDRLLAHVDVLVSQPVRDGYRDLPLGTAQLAARAPRTPRVVVVPVLRWAALHPFQVIVRSPESGEPPVVPYHDLRSLTLAAGRPPLPEVPSPEAVREVRAVSVRELQERCARHGALEVADLLLAAGARATQTINHPGNDVLRGLAERVLRACGLPAAVDDPGRTLLDSVHAPVLPEVLSALGLAGSGRPGWTVAGREVADAEVREAHLRWYREHPGVAEAGLARHAEVAAVLS; from the coding sequence GTGACGAGGGAGGAGCACTACGGAGGGTTCTACGGGCTGGTGCCCCTGCCCGTCCACGACGGCCGACCGCTGGTGCTCGTCCACGGCAACTGCCAGGCGGAGTCCCTGCGGGTCCTGCTGGGAACGCCCTCCTCCCCGGTCCGCACCGTGCGGGTGCCGCCGGTCCACGAGCTGACCGCCGCGGACCTGCCCCACCTGGACCGGCTGCTGGCTCACGTCGACGTCCTCGTGTCGCAACCGGTGCGCGACGGCTACCGCGACCTGCCGCTGGGCACGGCGCAGCTGGCCGCGCGTGCCCCGCGCACCCCGCGGGTGGTGGTCGTACCGGTGCTGAGGTGGGCTGCGCTGCACCCGTTCCAGGTGATCGTGCGCAGTCCGGAGTCCGGTGAACCACCGGTCGTGCCCTACCACGACCTGCGTTCCCTGACGCTGGCCGCCGGGCGTCCACCGCTGCCCGAGGTCCCCTCGCCCGAGGCGGTGCGGGAGGTGCGCGCGGTGTCGGTGCGGGAACTGCAGGAGCGTTGCGCCCGGCACGGGGCGCTCGAGGTCGCGGACCTGCTGCTCGCCGCCGGCGCCCGCGCGACGCAGACGATCAACCACCCCGGCAACGACGTCCTTCGCGGTCTGGCCGAACGGGTCCTGCGGGCCTGCGGGCTGCCCGCCGCGGTCGACGATCCGGGCCGCACCCTGCTGGACAGCGTCCACGCCCCGGTGCTGCCGGAGGTCCTGTCCGCCCTGGGGCTGGCGGGGAGCGGGCGGCCGGGCTGGACCGTGGCCGGGCGCGAGGTCGCTGACGCGGAGGTCCGCGAAGCCCACCTGCGCTGGTACCGGGAGCACCCGGGGGTGGCGGAGGCGGGGTTGGCCCGGCACGCGGAGGTCGCGGCGGTGCTGTCGTGA
- a CDS encoding glycosyltransferase yields the protein MTVSLVVGPAEHGVTAAALAQWGVVGGDPGRRLVRRGGRPDLPDVLRELDGVGPGPVLVHVTDRLFGRDADEAAAFVEGLASARDLLVTLHDLPQPSDGPVNHPRRARAYRRMAEAASAVVVSSRHEQRLLAACGVSRLADVVPLPVPRFAPSPAADPWARPVAVAVLGFLYPGKGHELVLDALDGLPAGVGLSALGRPSDGHEDLVAELTRRAHAKGRSFEVTGYVPDAELPALLRSAVVPVAPHEHLSASGSINAWIGAGRRPLVPRSDYVTELLERHPDCVRVYDDLASALLEVWSTPELSWADGPGGPTLEETVQELLAIADRLPA from the coding sequence GTGACGGTGTCCCTGGTCGTCGGCCCGGCCGAGCACGGGGTGACGGCGGCGGCGCTGGCCCAGTGGGGGGTCGTGGGCGGCGATCCCGGCCGTCGGCTCGTGCGGCGGGGGGGACGTCCCGACCTCCCCGACGTCCTGCGGGAGCTGGACGGGGTGGGGCCCGGACCCGTCCTGGTGCACGTCACCGACCGGCTCTTCGGCCGGGACGCCGACGAGGCGGCCGCGTTCGTCGAGGGGCTGGCGTCGGCGCGGGACCTGCTGGTGACCCTGCACGACCTGCCGCAACCCAGCGACGGTCCGGTCAACCACCCCCGCCGGGCGCGGGCCTACCGGCGGATGGCGGAGGCGGCCTCCGCCGTGGTGGTGTCCAGCCGGCACGAGCAGCGCCTGCTCGCGGCCTGCGGGGTCAGCCGGCTGGCCGACGTGGTGCCGCTGCCCGTTCCGCGGTTCGCCCCCTCGCCCGCGGCGGACCCGTGGGCGCGACCCGTGGCCGTGGCCGTCCTGGGTTTCCTCTACCCCGGGAAGGGGCACGAACTCGTCCTGGACGCCCTCGACGGCCTGCCCGCCGGGGTCGGGCTGTCCGCCCTCGGCCGGCCCTCCGACGGGCACGAGGACCTCGTGGCGGAACTCACCCGCCGGGCCCACGCGAAGGGACGCAGCTTCGAGGTCACCGGGTACGTGCCCGACGCGGAGCTCCCCGCGCTGCTGCGTTCCGCGGTGGTTCCGGTCGCCCCGCACGAGCACCTCTCCGCCTCGGGTTCCATCAACGCCTGGATCGGGGCCGGGCGACGTCCGCTGGTGCCGCGCAGCGACTACGTCACGGAACTGCTGGAGCGTCACCCCGACTGCGTCCGGGTCTACGACGACCTGGCGAGCGCCCTGCTCGAGGTCTGGTCGACACCGGAACTCAGCTGGGCCGACGGCCCGGGCGGACCGACGCTGGAGGAGACCGTCCAAGAACTGCTGGCGATCGCGGACCGGTTGCCCGCGTGA
- the ypfJ gene encoding KPN_02809 family neutral zinc metallopeptidase, producing MRYRGDARLDTGNVQDRRGGGGGRAVALGGGGLGIVGVLVLVLFQVLGGQGGSSPQSASVLDGLGSGQSADGSELAASCRTGEDANQKEECALVADIDSIQTYWGGVLGGNYTETDTVFFSGSVSTGCGAASSGTGPFYCPADRLVYVDLSFFDELRTRFGAEGGTFVNAYVLAHEYGHHVQDLLGTSDSVQAGVSGPDSGSVRLELQADCYAGTWANHATTVPDDSGGPLIEELTDDDVARALDTAARIGDDFIQTNLGDGSTDPGSYTHGTSEQRQRWFTTGFRGGDPAQCDTFATTTL from the coding sequence GTGAGGTACCGCGGCGACGCCCGCCTCGACACCGGCAACGTGCAGGACCGCCGCGGCGGCGGGGGCGGGCGGGCCGTCGCCCTGGGTGGGGGTGGGCTGGGGATCGTGGGCGTCCTCGTCCTCGTCCTGTTCCAGGTCCTCGGCGGGCAGGGCGGCTCGTCGCCGCAGTCGGCGAGCGTGCTGGACGGGCTCGGGTCGGGGCAGAGCGCCGACGGGTCCGAGCTCGCGGCGTCCTGCCGCACCGGCGAGGACGCGAACCAGAAGGAGGAGTGTGCCCTCGTCGCCGACATCGACTCGATCCAGACCTACTGGGGCGGGGTGCTGGGCGGCAACTACACGGAGACCGACACCGTGTTCTTCTCCGGGTCCGTCTCGACGGGGTGCGGGGCGGCGTCCTCGGGGACCGGCCCGTTCTACTGCCCGGCCGACCGGCTCGTCTACGTGGACCTGTCCTTCTTCGACGAACTGCGGACCCGGTTCGGCGCCGAAGGCGGGACGTTCGTGAACGCCTACGTCCTCGCCCACGAGTACGGGCACCACGTGCAGGACCTGCTGGGCACCAGCGACTCCGTCCAGGCCGGGGTGAGCGGACCGGACAGCGGCAGCGTCCGGCTGGAGCTGCAGGCGGACTGCTACGCGGGGACGTGGGCCAACCACGCGACGACGGTGCCGGACGACTCGGGCGGCCCGCTCATCGAGGAACTCACCGACGACGACGTCGCCCGCGCCCTGGACACGGCGGCACGCATCGGCGACGACTTCATCCAGACGAACCTCGGCGACGGCAGCACCGACCCCGGCTCCTACACGCACGGCACCTCGGAGCAGCGGCAACGCTGGTTCACCACGGGTTTCCGGGGTGGGGACCCGGCGCAGTGCGACACGTTCGCGACGACGACGCTCTGA
- a CDS encoding ABC transporter substrate-binding protein, whose translation MSRSTTPTRRPTRRSVLAAGAGTAGALGLSACGGFSTGSDDPPSGGDDSTLTMITWAGDAELKAFQTLADGFEAQGGPTVKLQVVPYSEVLTAVDTGLRTDSPPDLFRVSYTDVAAYRAQNVLADLKDASSLEKSFLPAFWSAVSDDDGTFGVPHHTDTSMVLVNTAAVASAGLGTLPSTLDTAWTWEQFLDAAGRVQPSRADTYAFAVNWQNAGAYRWLNFVDQAGGRLLTEDLKGVAPDDPGMLKALTHTRDFFRRGLVPQASSSRGQPASDLFVNQTVAMVFAGDFLLEEIDGAGFDYQATFLPRDVNASADLGGNALVAVEASPRKDAALDFLAYCAGAEQMGAFCAAATVLPTRTDVDPATLDYTVRPDLMPLFVEQATTIREQLVQQVVVPDFSAINGQLADRLDAVFLGSDDDRAALAQLVAGVQSVLTS comes from the coding sequence ATGTCGCGTTCCACCACTCCCACCCGACGGCCCACCCGACGGTCGGTCCTGGCTGCCGGCGCCGGCACCGCCGGCGCCCTCGGCCTCAGCGCCTGCGGCGGGTTCTCGACCGGTTCCGACGACCCGCCCTCGGGCGGGGACGACAGCACCCTGACGATGATCACGTGGGCCGGTGACGCCGAGCTCAAGGCGTTCCAGACCCTCGCCGACGGGTTCGAGGCCCAGGGCGGTCCGACCGTGAAGCTGCAGGTCGTGCCGTACTCGGAGGTCCTGACCGCCGTCGACACCGGCCTGCGCACCGACAGTCCGCCGGACCTCTTCCGGGTCAGCTACACCGACGTCGCGGCCTACCGGGCGCAGAACGTGCTGGCCGACCTGAAGGACGCGTCCAGCCTGGAGAAGTCGTTCCTCCCGGCGTTCTGGAGCGCCGTCAGCGACGACGACGGCACGTTCGGCGTCCCGCACCACACCGACACCTCCATGGTCCTGGTGAACACCGCCGCGGTCGCCTCGGCCGGGCTCGGGACGCTGCCGAGCACGCTGGACACCGCGTGGACGTGGGAGCAGTTCCTCGACGCCGCCGGCCGGGTGCAGCCCTCGCGCGCGGACACCTACGCCTTCGCGGTGAACTGGCAGAACGCCGGCGCCTACCGCTGGCTGAACTTCGTCGACCAGGCCGGGGGCCGGCTGCTGACCGAGGACCTGAAGGGCGTCGCGCCCGACGACCCCGGGATGCTGAAGGCCCTCACCCACACCCGGGACTTCTTCCGCCGGGGCCTCGTCCCGCAGGCCTCGTCCTCCCGTGGGCAGCCGGCCAGCGACCTCTTCGTGAACCAGACCGTCGCCATGGTCTTCGCCGGGGACTTCCTGCTGGAGGAGATCGACGGCGCCGGGTTCGACTACCAGGCGACGTTCCTGCCCCGCGACGTCAACGCCTCCGCCGACCTCGGCGGGAACGCCCTCGTCGCGGTCGAGGCGAGCCCGCGCAAGGACGCGGCCCTGGACTTCCTGGCCTACTGCGCGGGTGCGGAGCAGATGGGTGCGTTCTGCGCCGCCGCGACCGTCCTGCCCACCCGGACCGACGTGGACCCGGCCACCCTCGACTACACGGTCCGCCCCGACCTGATGCCGCTGTTCGTGGAGCAGGCGACCACCATCCGCGAGCAGCTCGTCCAGCAGGTCGTCGTCCCCGACTTCAGCGCGATCAACGGCCAGCT
- a CDS encoding glycosyltransferase: MLDTHASSHRFPGGLTRHPARRTAQARRGPSEPLRIAVLGPSRHPVAEPYAGGLESFVGTLVDGLRARGHQVILFAGAGSPGVQPEVLGGGSWAADDLARTDSSMPAAEFMTEHHDHLRVMTALRTTYAGHVDVVHNNSLHYLPLALADTLPVPVVTSLHTPPTPWLTSALAAGGGSAAFTCVSGFTAAQWSPHVPSVQVVPNGVVPRRWRLGPGRGGLLWFGRIVPEKAPHLALRAAALAGRHLDLVGPVADPAYFAAEVEPLLGPDATYRGHLGGHDLSRAVGNASAVLVTPVWDEPFGLVCAEAAMSGTPVVAFDRGGIREVLSPGGTTAMGRVVPADDVAALAAAVDDVLVLDRREVRRHALEHLSFDGVVDAYERLYARVLGRWSDTTEGRVEGRVEDQVEVAAS, encoded by the coding sequence GTGCTCGACACCCACGCCTCCTCCCACCGGTTCCCGGGAGGACTGACCCGTCACCCGGCGCGTCGGACGGCGCAGGCACGGCGCGGACCCTCGGAGCCGCTGCGGATCGCCGTGCTCGGACCGAGCCGTCACCCCGTCGCCGAGCCGTACGCGGGCGGGCTCGAGTCCTTCGTGGGCACGCTCGTCGACGGGTTGCGCGCCCGGGGTCACCAGGTCATCCTCTTCGCGGGCGCCGGCTCACCGGGGGTCCAGCCCGAGGTCCTCGGGGGTGGGTCGTGGGCGGCGGACGACCTCGCCCGCACCGACTCGTCGATGCCGGCCGCGGAGTTCATGACCGAGCACCACGACCACCTCCGCGTCATGACCGCCCTGCGCACGACCTACGCCGGTCACGTCGACGTCGTGCACAACAACTCGCTGCACTACCTCCCCCTCGCCCTGGCCGACACGCTGCCGGTACCGGTCGTGACGAGCCTGCACACCCCGCCGACGCCGTGGCTCACGTCCGCGCTGGCCGCGGGCGGCGGATCGGCCGCGTTCACCTGCGTCAGCGGTTTCACCGCCGCCCAGTGGTCACCGCACGTCCCGTCGGTGCAGGTCGTCCCGAACGGGGTCGTCCCCCGCCGTTGGCGACTCGGTCCGGGACGCGGTGGACTCCTCTGGTTCGGCCGGATCGTGCCCGAGAAGGCCCCGCACCTCGCCCTGCGGGCCGCGGCGCTCGCCGGCCGGCACCTGGACCTCGTCGGACCCGTCGCCGACCCCGCGTACTTCGCCGCCGAGGTGGAACCCCTGCTGGGCCCGGACGCCACCTACCGGGGGCACCTGGGCGGTCACGACCTCAGCCGGGCGGTCGGCAACGCCTCGGCGGTCCTGGTGACCCCGGTCTGGGACGAGCCGTTCGGGCTGGTCTGCGCGGAGGCGGCCATGTCGGGGACGCCGGTGGTGGCCTTCGACCGGGGTGGGATCCGTGAGGTGCTGAGCCCGGGCGGAACGACCGCGATGGGTCGCGTCGTGCCGGCCGACGACGTGGCCGCGCTGGCCGCGGCCGTCGACGACGTCCTGGTGCTGGACCGACGTGAGGTCCGGCGCCACGCGCTGGAGCACCTGTCCTTCGACGGGGTGGTCGACGCCTACGAGCGCCTCTACGCGAGGGTGCTCGGACGCTGGTCGGACACCACCGAGGGCCGGGTCGAGGGCCGGGTCGAGGACCAGGTCGAGGTCGCCGCGTCGTAG
- a CDS encoding aminotransferase class I/II-fold pyridoxal phosphate-dependent enzyme has translation MQLAQRAETVQPFHALAFGEQAAVLEAQGHHVVRLSIGEPDFGAPPAVREAMRQVMDGRPLPYTPSMGSPALRRAIAGFYRDRHGVEVDPARIVVTSGASSALLLVLAATTDPGSEVVMADPSYPCNRQMVETFGGVVVTVPTTAASRYQLDPGGVERAWTERTRSVMVATPSNPTGTSIPFAQLSEICEQARARGAWRIVDEIYLDLSDPAPDGAAPRTVLSVDPDAIVVNSFSKYFGMTGWRLGWAVLPAGLVPAVEKLAMNYFLCASAPAQQAALACFTPETLALCEERRLELGERRRIVLTGLAGIGLPVPVEPDGAFYVYFDVSGTGLGAWEFCEQALQRAHVALTPGRDFGEATAETHVRLSYAASREELREGISRLGRFLGLLGDAS, from the coding sequence GTGCAACTCGCGCAACGCGCCGAGACCGTCCAGCCGTTCCACGCCCTGGCCTTCGGCGAGCAGGCGGCGGTCCTCGAGGCGCAGGGCCACCACGTGGTGCGGCTCAGCATCGGGGAACCGGACTTCGGGGCCCCGCCGGCCGTGCGCGAGGCCATGCGGCAGGTGATGGACGGCCGTCCTCTCCCCTACACCCCGTCGATGGGTTCTCCCGCGCTGCGCCGGGCGATCGCGGGCTTCTACCGGGACCGGCACGGCGTCGAGGTGGACCCCGCGCGGATCGTCGTCACCTCCGGCGCGTCCAGCGCCCTGCTGCTGGTGCTGGCCGCGACGACCGACCCGGGGTCCGAGGTCGTGATGGCCGACCCGTCCTACCCCTGCAACCGGCAGATGGTGGAGACCTTCGGCGGGGTCGTCGTCACGGTGCCCACCACCGCGGCGTCGCGCTACCAGCTCGACCCGGGCGGCGTCGAGCGGGCGTGGACCGAGCGCACCCGCAGCGTCATGGTCGCCACGCCGTCCAACCCGACGGGGACGTCGATCCCGTTCGCGCAGTTGAGCGAGATCTGCGAGCAGGCGCGGGCCCGGGGGGCCTGGCGGATCGTCGACGAGATCTACCTCGACCTCTCCGACCCGGCGCCCGACGGCGCGGCGCCGCGGACGGTGCTCTCCGTCGACCCGGACGCGATCGTCGTCAACAGCTTCTCCAAGTACTTCGGCATGACCGGTTGGCGGCTGGGCTGGGCGGTCCTGCCGGCCGGGCTCGTCCCCGCGGTCGAGAAGCTCGCGATGAACTACTTCCTCTGCGCCTCCGCACCCGCGCAGCAGGCGGCGCTCGCCTGCTTCACCCCGGAGACCCTGGCCCTGTGCGAGGAGCGACGCCTCGAGCTCGGGGAGCGCCGCCGGATCGTGCTGACCGGGCTGGCCGGGATCGGGCTCCCCGTCCCCGTCGAACCCGACGGCGCGTTCTACGTCTACTTCGACGTCAGCGGGACCGGCCTGGGCGCCTGGGAGTTCTGCGAGCAGGCCCTGCAGCGGGCGCACGTGGCGCTGACGCCGGGTCGTGACTTCGGGGAGGCGACCGCCGAGACCCACGTCCGGTTGTCCTACGCCGCCTCGCGCGAAGAACTCCGTGAGGGCATCAGCCGACTGGGACGGTTCCTGGGTCTCCTCGGCGACGCCTCCTGA
- a CDS encoding glycosyltransferase family 2 protein — protein sequence MRIPLVTVVVPYFEDPHGLDLVLTALELQDHPSLEVVVADDGSRVEPQPGPRPYPVRVVSQPDRGFRAAAARNLGAAAGRGSLFCFLDADTVPEPGYVSAVVRAVAGGADLVVGRRRHADLASTTPGELRAWFATGVPAAREFPEPAWLVEAYERTDDLRAAGDDAYRFVISAVLSVTRELFEEVSGFEEAFTAYGGEDWEFAHRCWVAGAGFVHARDAVAWHDGPDFAGRTDEAQARSSRNLEGLTLARFVPDPAARGEGLIWSHPDVVVTLEDRGREPADVVASVRSLLRDSDAGVWLVSGEAADLLDDPRVHRGRPPWDVLRRCRFRVDLDVPVLLSGSTLRDLADVAPARVGEHLVVRRSRDLARGEGAEVLDVPGVTAAEAVDSDLQRTWGREDHRRPRPHTSLRTPFVPSDTPSSRP from the coding sequence GTGAGGATCCCGCTCGTCACGGTCGTGGTGCCCTACTTCGAGGACCCGCACGGTCTGGACCTCGTGCTGACCGCGCTGGAACTCCAGGACCACCCCTCCCTCGAGGTCGTCGTCGCCGACGACGGTTCCCGGGTGGAGCCGCAGCCCGGGCCACGTCCCTACCCGGTGCGGGTCGTGTCCCAGCCGGACCGGGGTTTCCGGGCCGCGGCCGCCCGCAACCTCGGGGCGGCGGCCGGTCGGGGTTCGCTGTTCTGCTTCCTCGACGCCGACACCGTGCCGGAACCCGGGTACGTCTCGGCCGTGGTGCGTGCGGTGGCCGGCGGTGCCGACCTCGTGGTGGGGCGTCGACGCCACGCCGACCTCGCGTCGACGACCCCGGGCGAGCTCCGCGCCTGGTTCGCGACGGGCGTCCCGGCCGCGCGGGAGTTCCCCGAACCCGCCTGGCTGGTCGAGGCCTACGAACGCACCGACGACCTGCGCGCCGCCGGGGACGACGCCTACCGGTTCGTCATCTCCGCGGTGCTCAGCGTCACGCGGGAACTGTTCGAGGAGGTCTCCGGGTTCGAGGAGGCGTTCACCGCCTACGGGGGCGAGGACTGGGAGTTCGCCCACCGCTGCTGGGTCGCGGGCGCCGGGTTCGTGCACGCCCGTGACGCCGTGGCCTGGCACGACGGCCCGGACTTCGCCGGGCGGACCGACGAGGCGCAGGCGCGGTCCTCGCGCAACCTCGAGGGTCTGACGCTCGCCCGGTTCGTCCCCGACCCCGCGGCCCGCGGGGAGGGCCTGATTTGGTCCCACCCCGACGTCGTCGTCACCCTCGAGGACCGCGGCCGCGAACCGGCGGACGTCGTGGCGTCGGTCCGTTCGCTGCTGCGGGATTCCGACGCCGGGGTCTGGCTGGTCTCGGGGGAGGCGGCGGACCTGCTGGACGACCCGCGCGTCCACCGCGGCCGCCCGCCGTGGGACGTGCTGCGCCGCTGCCGGTTCCGGGTCGACCTCGACGTCCCCGTCCTGCTGTCGGGGAGCACCCTGCGCGACCTCGCGGACGTGGCCCCCGCGCGGGTCGGGGAGCACCTCGTGGTCCGGCGCAGCCGGGACCTGGCCCGCGGCGAGGGGGCCGAGGTCCTCGACGTCCCCGGCGTCACGGCGGCCGAGGCGGTCGACAGCGACCTGCAGCGGACGTGGGGCCGCGAGGACCACCGGCGTCCCCGCCCTCACACGTCGCTGCGGACCCCGTTCGTGCCCAGCGACACCCCGAGCTCGCGGCCGTAG